The Bacteroides ovatus genomic interval AAAGAGTTTGTTATTGTGCAAATGTTGAAGGGGATGGGGTGTAAGGTGGTGATCCATTTTCATAATCAGGGAGTGAGGATATTTCAAGACCACTGGCCTAATAGGTGGATATATCCACGGCTTTTTAAAGGGGTGAAGGTGATACTACTATCCGAAGCACTCTACAAGGATGTGGAGAAATATGTGGATAGGCAGAATGTACTGATTTGTCCGAATGGTATTCCTGACATAAACTAATGAGGATGGATAGCAGGTTTAATATTTTCTTTCTCTCGAACATGATGTTGGAGAAAGGGGTGTGGACGCTACTAGATGCGTGCCATATATTGAAAGATAGAGGATATGATTTTGTGTGCAATTTCGTAGGAAAATGGAGTGATATTGGCGAGGAGGAGTTTGCCGCCTATTTGCAGAAGCATAGATTAGAGGATGTAGTGGTTGCACATGGTGCGAAGTATGGTAATGATAAGGAGATGTACTGGATGCAGGCAGACCTTTTTATACTTCCTACTTACAATGAGTGTTTCCCTTTGGTTTTGCTGGAAGCAATGCAACATGGTGTGGCTTGCATTGCTAGTCATGAAGGGGGAATAGTGGATATTATTGATGAAGGTGAGACAGGATATATTGTTCCCATGAAGGATGCATTGGCTTTGGCCGAGAAGGTGGCTTATTGTATGGAACATCGTGATCTGTGTCGTGAGATGGGGCGCAAAGGTAGGATGAAATTTGAATGTGAGTTCACGCTGCAACGTTTTGAGGAACGTATGTGTGACATTCTTAAGAAATTGGTATAATATTTAGAGTAGATATTCATATGATCAAGTTGAAAGAACTTCCTATTGTAGAGAACGTAGACGAATTAAAAACATTGCCGCAGGGTAAACTCCTAATAAATACCATAAATGCGCACTCAT includes:
- a CDS encoding glycosyltransferase family 4 protein → MDSRFNIFFLSNMMLEKGVWTLLDACHILKDRGYDFVCNFVGKWSDIGEEEFAAYLQKHRLEDVVVAHGAKYGNDKEMYWMQADLFILPTYNECFPLVLLEAMQHGVACIASHEGGIVDIIDEGETGYIVPMKDALALAEKVAYCMEHRDLCREMGRKGRMKFECEFTLQRFEERMCDILKKLV